A single window of Solanum dulcamara chromosome 5, daSolDulc1.2, whole genome shotgun sequence DNA harbors:
- the LOC129889611 gene encoding uncharacterized protein LOC129889611: MGSFPGHVLPGTLFLVIGVWHIWSALVRYSSNPKSFRVRVWSPVPGFDGKLKYLELYVIAIGGFIDFCIELFYSTHLKLLVHGVLNPTHMNNFEHSGMLLMFVIFGLIVLLSEKTSFLPLPEGALCLIAATAFSAEYFLFFFHSTTHKGLEGYYHLILVLLIGLCILTTIAGALMPTSFPIDLASGISVALQGLWFYQTAFTLYGPMMPEGCQLKGNDVMCRSEDSEVRGELLANFQFFSMIFVVLAATAGAYGFAASETGHSDIRNSHVPLDG, from the exons ATGGGTTCTTTTCCTGGGCATGTTCTTCCTGGAACACTGTTTCTTGTGATTGGTGTGTGGCATATATGGTCTGCTCTGGTTAGGTATTCATCAAATCCCAAGTCATTCAGGGTAAGGGTTTGGAGCCCTGTTCCAGGTTTTGATGGGAAGCTGAAATATTTGGAACTTTATGTCATAGCAATTGGAGGTTTTATTGATTTCTGTATTGAGCTCTTCTATTCGACCCACCTCAAACTTCTCGTTCATGGGGTTTTGAATCCTACTCATATGAATAACTTTGAGCATTCTGGAATGCTTCTCATGTTCGTCATCTTCGGTTTGATTGTGCTACTTTCAGAGAAAACAAG TTTTCTTCCCTTGCCTGAAGGAGCTCTGTGCTTGATCGCTGCCACAGCATTCTCTGCAGAGTATTTCTTGTTCTTTTTCCACTCCACAACCCACAAAGGCCTCGAAGGGTACTATCACCTCATCCTTGTCCTCCTCATAGGCCTCTGCATATTGACGACTATCGCTGGAGCTCTTATGCCCACGAGTTTCCCTATTGACTTGGCTAGCGGCATTTCTGTAGCACTCCAAGGCCTCTGGTTCTATCAAACTGCATTCACTCTGTATGGTCCTATGATGCCAGAGGGTTGCCAGCTCAAGGGGAACGATGTCATGTGTCGTTCAGAAGATAGCGAAGTTCGAGGAGAGTTGCTAGCAAActtccaatttttctccatgattTTTGTTGTCCTTGCTGCCACTGCTGGAGCTTATGGTTTTGCAGCTTCAGAGACTGGTCATTCAGATATTAGGAATTCTCATGTGCCTCTTGATGGTTAG